CCCTCCCTCTACTGATTGAAAGCTACACCAGTGGTCGATGGATATTTAATGAGTCCTTATGCTACAGCAATAGATACTTACTACATGCCAACCTGTACACCAGCATCCTCTTCCTCACTTTCATCAGTATTGATCGATACCTTATTATTAAGTTCCCGTTCAAAGACCACATTATGCAGAAAAAAATTGTTTCAATCATACTATCTATTGGAATCTGGATTGTGGTCATATTAGAAATAGCACCGATTCTGTTCTTTATAGAATTGCGTGATAACAGTCAGTGTCTGAGCTATGGCAGTTCCGGGTTGGCCACGTACAGTCTTGTGTACAGTATTTGTCTTACTGTCACAGGCTTTCTTATCCCTTTGTGCACCATGTGTGTGTTTTATATGAAAATGGTTCGCTTCTTGAGAAATAGGAATGAGCAGCTTACAACATCATTTTCTCTAGAAAAACCGCTCACTTTAGTGTATGTTGCTGTAATTGTGTTTTTTGTAATATTTACTCCTTATCACATCATGAGAAATGTGAGGATAGCATCACGTATGGAGCAATGGAAGCTGAATAATGACTCAAAGATTGCCATCAATGCCATATATGTAGTTACAAGACCTATTGCATTCTTAAACAGTGTGATAAACCCTGTGTTTTATTTCCTTATGGGAGACAATTTCAGGGAAATGTTGCTATCCAAGCTAAGGCACTTATTTGCAGTAATAAAGTGTCGTTGTGTTGTTTATAACTATAAATCCGAAGGCAACGACTCAAGATGTTATACAACATATTCTTAGCAACAAGCATGTATATactgaggagatgtatcaaacctggggagagataaagtaccaatcaattagcttctgacattttacaggctcattagtgctcgcccagctgtcagcaagccggcggtcgggatccctgcgccggtatgctggccccggCCACTCATGCTACAcccccaccttatctctctctaaggcttaataCTTCTCCCCCACTGTATGTTCTATTAAAGGTCATAGTCACTATTTTTCTGTTAAACAGAACTGTTTTGTGTTAAATTGATACGTTGTAGGAGTTTTCCTGCTGACTAAACATGGCATGACATTgagatgttttaaataaatatgtaATATATTTTGAAGCAGTGTAGTATGTTTTTATCATGTAGCTTGGATAAAGCACATTTCCTTCCTCTGTCATTAGAATGCTTTTAGAACCAGTAAAGATGGTATTTTGCAGGGTAAGGGCATCAGAACAATAAACATCATTAAAACATTTTAGTTTACTTTATTTCTAATGatttcactattttttttttttttttttattgaagcatcgccAGGTCAATTCAACAACATTGTGGTAAATCAGTTCAACATTTTTGAAAGGTAGTACCATCAACATACAGTACCACATATATCAAATTGTCGTGTTATCATTGAATAAAACATTTTTACATTAATGTTGTAAAGCACATTTGTATTCATCTATCCACGTTAGGTGAGAA
The Pseudophryne corroboree isolate aPseCor3 chromosome 4, aPseCor3.hap2, whole genome shotgun sequence DNA segment above includes these coding regions:
- the SUCNR1 gene encoding succinate receptor 1, with the protein product MDQEGPNCSSIDCLLEKYYLSTVYSLEFIFGIICNGVVMFGYIFCMKKWTSGHIYLFNLCLSDFTFLCTLPLLIESYTSGRWIFNESLCYSNRYLLHANLYTSILFLTFISIDRYLIIKFPFKDHIMQKKIVSIILSIGIWIVVILEIAPILFFIELRDNSQCLSYGSSGLATYSLVYSICLTVTGFLIPLCTMCVFYMKMVRFLRNRNEQLTTSFSLEKPLTLVYVAVIVFFVIFTPYHIMRNVRIASRMEQWKLNNDSKIAINAIYVVTRPIAFLNSVINPVFYFLMGDNFREMLLSKLRHLFAVIKCRCVVYNYKSEGNDSRCYTTYS